From Stenotrophomonas maltophilia, a single genomic window includes:
- a CDS encoding head-tail connector protein has translation MAVTLDLELVRKQCNIVADVDDALLQQYVAAALAHIEQHCDRKLVEGEPVGPDQLKLEPDVVQAALLLVGHWVSNREAVIVGEVSTEIQFGVERLLWYRKAF, from the coding sequence ATGGCCGTCACCCTCGACCTGGAACTGGTGCGCAAGCAGTGCAACATCGTTGCCGACGTGGACGACGCCCTGCTGCAGCAGTACGTGGCAGCTGCGTTGGCGCATATCGAGCAGCATTGCGACCGGAAGCTGGTCGAGGGTGAGCCTGTCGGGCCCGACCAGCTGAAGCTGGAACCGGACGTGGTGCAGGCAGCTCTGCTGCTGGTCGGGCACTGGGTATCCAACCGCGAGGCGGTCATCGTCGGCGAGGTCTCGACCGAGATCCAGTTCGGCGTAGAGCGCCTCCTTTGGTACAGGAAGGCATTCTGA
- a CDS encoding HK97 family phage prohead protease → MLSKYSCPFEVKAADDAGNFEGYASVFNNVDLGEDLILPGAFVKVKTTRTGRLRLALYHDLTRLIGDADFKQDDNGLLIKGKVNLNVSYARDAYELMKAGTLDEMSVGFNTLEDAMETREGRRVRVIKKAELWEGSVVPFGMNPEAQVMSVKSDVRAFESALRERMGLSQKEAAAVASLGFPAIHRDGGIGDTETVKQLQQLGTSIESIFKGMHQ, encoded by the coding sequence ATGCTTAGCAAGTATTCCTGCCCGTTCGAGGTCAAGGCGGCAGACGATGCCGGCAACTTCGAGGGCTATGCCTCCGTGTTCAACAACGTGGATCTCGGCGAGGACCTGATCCTCCCGGGCGCCTTCGTCAAGGTTAAGACGACCCGGACAGGCCGCCTCCGCCTTGCCCTGTACCACGATCTGACCCGCTTGATCGGCGACGCCGATTTCAAGCAGGACGACAACGGCTTGCTCATCAAAGGCAAGGTCAACCTCAACGTCAGCTATGCCAGGGATGCGTACGAGCTGATGAAGGCCGGCACGTTGGATGAAATGTCGGTTGGCTTCAACACGCTCGAAGATGCCATGGAGACCCGCGAAGGCCGGCGGGTCCGCGTCATCAAAAAGGCTGAGCTGTGGGAAGGCTCGGTTGTCCCCTTCGGCATGAACCCAGAAGCACAGGTGATGAGCGTCAAGTCCGACGTTCGCGCCTTCGAGTCGGCCCTGCGCGAACGCATGGGGTTGTCCCAGAAAGAGGCGGCGGCCGTCGCCTCGCTCGGCTTTCCCGCGATCCACCGTGACGGTGGCATTGGGGACACGGAGACCGTGAAGCAGCTGCAGCAACTCGGCACATCCATCGAATCCATTTTCAAAGGAATGCACCAATGA
- a CDS encoding terminase large subunit: protein MVATKTTRASNSSTAQARPDRTKAYALDVVAGRIIAGPHVRNACRRHLQDLIQGPERGLYFDHAAAEYAFQYFENVLMLSEGQFEGRKFELHPSQAFIIGSLFGWKGADGLRRFRRAYVEQGKGNGKSPLAGGLGLLGMTAAGEAGAQIYSAAAKKDQAGILFADAVKMVKKSPLLAKRVEFAGGEGREFSMANHASASFFRPVSRDTGRTGSGPRPFFVLVDEVHELPDRRIIEMLERGFKFRREPLLFMITNSGSDRTSVCWEEHEHAVKVAAGHTEAVNDPTFIGDVIDDRTFSYVCSLDDGDDPLEDPSCWAKANPLLGVTITEQYLADVVAQAKAIPGSLNGILRLHFCVWTDAETAWMTRPTLEPALADFDPRVHDGSKVYLGLDLSQVRDITAMAAVVETGTVPVEVEIEGEKLVIEKPTFDAWIEAWTPGDTLDARQLQDKLPYRTWVNGGHLHAPQGQAINFRHVAQVMAEYDNRYDVQLVAYDRYAFRRFEEEVNDIGLSVTFAEHPQGGCKKGKPLDAAVEAAEQSGQPVPEGMWMPGSLRLLEEALLEGRLRLRRNPVLVSAIMSAVIESDRWGNSWLSKARSANKIDAAVALCMAIGAAHAMPPDAGGIDDYLENGFFGLIG from the coding sequence ATGGTGGCGACGAAGACGACGCGGGCGAGCAATTCTTCAACGGCGCAGGCCCGGCCCGACCGCACTAAGGCATATGCACTGGATGTGGTTGCCGGCAGGATCATCGCCGGGCCGCATGTGCGAAATGCCTGCCGGCGCCACCTGCAGGACTTGATCCAGGGCCCCGAACGTGGCCTTTACTTTGATCACGCGGCAGCCGAGTACGCCTTCCAGTACTTCGAGAACGTGCTGATGCTGTCCGAAGGACAGTTCGAGGGACGGAAGTTCGAGCTGCATCCCTCACAGGCTTTCATCATCGGCTCGTTGTTCGGATGGAAGGGCGCGGACGGCCTGCGCCGCTTTCGCCGTGCGTACGTCGAGCAGGGAAAGGGCAACGGAAAGAGCCCGCTGGCCGGTGGCTTGGGCCTGCTGGGCATGACCGCGGCGGGCGAGGCCGGCGCGCAGATCTACTCGGCGGCGGCCAAGAAGGACCAGGCGGGCATCCTGTTCGCCGACGCAGTAAAAATGGTCAAGAAGTCGCCGCTGCTGGCCAAGCGTGTGGAGTTCGCCGGCGGCGAGGGCCGGGAGTTCAGCATGGCGAACCACGCCAGCGCGAGCTTCTTCCGGCCTGTTTCGCGCGACACAGGGCGCACCGGCTCCGGTCCTCGGCCGTTCTTCGTGCTGGTCGATGAGGTGCACGAGCTTCCCGACCGGCGAATCATCGAAATGCTGGAGCGCGGCTTCAAGTTCCGCCGCGAGCCGCTGCTTTTCATGATCACCAACTCCGGTAGTGACCGGACCTCGGTGTGCTGGGAGGAGCATGAGCATGCGGTCAAGGTCGCCGCCGGCCATACCGAGGCAGTGAACGATCCAACCTTCATTGGCGACGTGATCGATGACCGGACCTTCAGCTACGTGTGCAGCCTGGACGACGGCGACGACCCGCTGGAAGACCCTAGCTGCTGGGCGAAGGCCAATCCCCTTTTGGGGGTAACGATCACCGAGCAGTACCTGGCGGACGTGGTGGCGCAAGCAAAGGCCATCCCCGGATCACTGAACGGCATTCTTCGGTTGCACTTCTGCGTGTGGACCGATGCGGAGACAGCTTGGATGACGCGCCCGACGCTGGAACCAGCCCTGGCCGACTTCGACCCGCGCGTGCATGACGGTAGCAAGGTCTACCTGGGCCTCGATCTGTCGCAGGTTCGCGATATCACAGCCATGGCGGCGGTGGTCGAGACCGGCACCGTACCGGTAGAGGTCGAAATCGAGGGCGAGAAGCTAGTCATCGAGAAGCCGACATTCGACGCCTGGATCGAGGCTTGGACACCCGGGGACACGCTGGATGCGCGGCAGCTGCAGGACAAGCTGCCCTATCGCACGTGGGTCAATGGCGGTCACCTGCACGCGCCGCAAGGCCAGGCGATCAACTTCCGGCATGTGGCCCAGGTCATGGCCGAGTACGACAACCGGTATGACGTGCAGCTGGTCGCGTACGACCGCTATGCGTTCCGGCGGTTTGAAGAAGAGGTCAACGACATTGGCTTGTCGGTGACCTTCGCCGAGCACCCGCAGGGTGGCTGCAAGAAGGGAAAGCCCTTGGATGCCGCGGTCGAGGCTGCAGAGCAGTCCGGGCAACCTGTCCCGGAGGGCATGTGGATGCCGGGATCGCTTCGGCTGCTGGAAGAAGCACTGTTGGAAGGGCGCCTGCGCCTGCGCCGGAACCCAGTGTTGGTGTCCGCAATCATGTCGGCCGTCATCGAATCGGACCGCTGGGGAAACAGCTGGCTGTCGAAGGCCAGGTCGGCAAACAAGATCGACGCCGCCGTGGCCCTCTGCATGGCCATCGGTGCGGCACACGCCATGCCGCCGGACGCCGGTGGCATCGATGACTACCTGGAAAACGGCTTCTTTGGACTGATCGGATGA
- a CDS encoding phage portal protein: MTTFRWYNPLSWRFFGYDDPATGNYVEVDLSTGGRSTKAGVRVTPKKALTVSIVWSCVKVLSESAAGLPWKLYEDAGDLRQLVKGSSPQRRRLLRLLSKPNPYIKWLDLIKAVVVNMALRGNAFAIIQRDDAGAWIGLIPVGVDNVRIDTDDGLVYWATISGSETPVSPENMLHFKLFSPDGIVGLSPVEYQAETIGLARAAQDWSARFMRKGGFTGGYITYPGFLTKEQQAQIKAKLPDIRQGDVDDLGKMAILQGGPTITPAGLTQKDSQFIESQQFQEEALAGIWGVPLYLTNRARSTSVLGSNLEQQTSGFVTFGLKPYLDAIESEINDKLFADGDMFVEAVVEGLLRADSGARSTYYKTALGGSGGSGWMTINEVRVKENLPVLDGEQYNQVTRWTSKKPDSSSDPTGDPANA, from the coding sequence ATGACGACCTTTCGCTGGTACAACCCGCTGAGCTGGCGGTTCTTTGGGTATGACGACCCTGCCACCGGCAACTACGTGGAAGTTGACCTATCCACCGGTGGCCGCAGCACGAAGGCGGGCGTAAGGGTGACGCCAAAGAAGGCGCTCACCGTGAGCATCGTCTGGTCCTGTGTGAAAGTGCTATCCGAGTCGGCTGCCGGCCTGCCTTGGAAGCTCTACGAGGATGCCGGTGACCTCCGCCAGCTGGTCAAAGGCAGCAGCCCGCAGCGCAGGCGGCTGCTGCGCCTGCTGAGCAAGCCCAACCCCTACATCAAGTGGCTGGACCTGATCAAAGCAGTTGTGGTGAACATGGCGCTGCGCGGAAACGCCTTCGCCATCATCCAACGCGACGACGCCGGCGCCTGGATTGGTCTGATCCCGGTGGGTGTGGACAACGTCCGAATCGACACTGACGACGGCCTGGTCTACTGGGCGACCATTAGCGGAAGCGAGACGCCGGTATCGCCGGAGAACATGCTGCATTTCAAGCTGTTCAGTCCGGATGGCATTGTTGGCCTGTCGCCAGTGGAGTACCAGGCTGAAACCATCGGCCTGGCGCGCGCTGCGCAGGATTGGTCGGCCCGATTCATGCGCAAGGGCGGGTTCACCGGTGGATACATCACCTATCCGGGCTTCCTGACCAAAGAGCAGCAGGCGCAGATCAAGGCGAAGTTGCCGGATATCCGACAGGGCGACGTGGACGACCTGGGAAAGATGGCCATCCTGCAGGGCGGGCCAACGATCACGCCGGCCGGCCTGACGCAGAAGGACAGCCAGTTCATCGAGTCGCAGCAGTTCCAGGAAGAGGCGCTCGCCGGCATCTGGGGCGTTCCGCTCTATCTGACCAACCGCGCCCGGTCCACGTCGGTGCTGGGCTCGAATCTGGAACAGCAGACCAGCGGCTTCGTCACCTTCGGACTGAAGCCCTACCTCGATGCCATCGAGAGCGAGATCAACGACAAGCTGTTCGCTGACGGGGACATGTTCGTGGAGGCCGTAGTAGAGGGCCTGCTGCGCGCCGACAGCGGCGCCCGCTCCACCTACTACAAGACCGCCCTTGGCGGCTCTGGTGGCTCGGGCTGGATGACGATCAACGAGGTTCGGGTGAAGGAGAACCTGCCTGTGCTCGATGGCGAGCAATACAACCAGGTCACCCGGTGGACCAGCAAAAAACCTGATTCCAGCAGCGACCCAACGGGAGACCCCGCCAATGCTTAG
- a CDS encoding phage head completion protein has product MRAGKLRWRLLLQRPEKTRDEYGEESLTFVNVGEVMCGDEPLSLRGTAAVLGVESGSITAPVLRWLTIRHRGDIAEEWQVVRQTGDRAGVPMTVIAVRDGERPDEMNLIARCRRV; this is encoded by the coding sequence ATGCGTGCTGGAAAACTGCGCTGGAGGCTTCTGCTGCAGCGCCCCGAGAAGACACGTGACGAGTACGGCGAGGAATCGCTGACGTTCGTCAACGTAGGCGAGGTCATGTGCGGTGATGAGCCGCTTTCCCTTCGGGGAACGGCCGCCGTCCTCGGAGTCGAGTCTGGATCGATCACCGCCCCCGTGTTGCGCTGGTTGACCATTCGACACAGGGGCGATATCGCCGAGGAATGGCAGGTAGTGCGCCAGACGGGGGATCGGGCCGGTGTTCCAATGACGGTCATCGCCGTACGCGACGGTGAACGCCCTGACGAAATGAACCTTATCGCGAGGTGCAGACGTGTCTGA
- a CDS encoding phage major capsid protein, whose amino-acid sequence MSENISDIREGLEKQLKDGFAGLQKKYDSASAEIEKGNQVTTDLKKQIQTATDEIQKVVDKVLKLEEKGIGLGNQPGTKKGFIDFIKGNDEYKSLMGREKSAAEIEIKKDELAAMQETKAVTSAGIVVPNYDPTIQPGIRQELRIRDLIPSISVTGQSYTYFREKLHTRGAGPVGEGTAKPQSNVTFEQKTDLVKKLAVWIPVTDEALDDVPQLFGYLQQLLRYDLKLEEEAQILKGDGLGNNLPGLMTDATVFNAALSKAGDTSIDTVRRAIYQVRQQSKLAADATVMTELDWMNIELEKDSQNRYLFANLQGFVTPILWGRPVVASDSMDEGDGTTTGGEFLVANFQRGATIYDRMSFLFKVGLINDDFVKNQRVLLVEERLGLAKRRVEAFVKGRFKPQA is encoded by the coding sequence ATGAGCGAGAACATCAGCGATATCCGTGAGGGCCTGGAAAAGCAGCTGAAGGACGGCTTTGCCGGCCTGCAGAAGAAGTACGACAGCGCCTCGGCCGAGATCGAAAAGGGAAACCAGGTCACCACCGACCTGAAGAAGCAGATCCAGACCGCCACCGACGAGATCCAGAAGGTGGTCGACAAGGTCCTGAAGCTGGAAGAGAAGGGCATCGGCCTGGGCAACCAGCCCGGCACGAAGAAGGGCTTCATCGACTTCATCAAGGGCAACGACGAATACAAGTCGTTGATGGGCCGTGAGAAGTCGGCTGCAGAGATCGAGATCAAGAAGGACGAGCTGGCGGCCATGCAGGAGACCAAGGCGGTCACCAGCGCCGGCATCGTGGTTCCGAACTATGACCCGACCATCCAGCCCGGCATCCGCCAGGAACTGCGCATCCGCGACCTGATCCCGTCGATCTCCGTCACCGGCCAGAGCTACACCTACTTCCGTGAGAAGCTGCACACCCGCGGCGCCGGCCCGGTCGGCGAGGGCACGGCCAAGCCGCAGAGCAACGTCACCTTCGAGCAGAAGACCGACCTGGTGAAGAAGCTGGCGGTCTGGATCCCGGTCACCGACGAAGCCCTGGACGACGTGCCGCAGCTGTTCGGCTACCTGCAGCAGCTGCTGCGCTACGACCTGAAGCTGGAAGAAGAGGCGCAGATCCTCAAGGGTGACGGCCTGGGCAACAACCTGCCGGGCCTGATGACCGACGCCACGGTGTTCAATGCGGCCCTGTCCAAGGCCGGCGACACGTCCATCGACACCGTGCGGCGCGCCATCTACCAGGTGCGTCAGCAGTCGAAGCTGGCGGCCGATGCCACGGTCATGACCGAGCTGGACTGGATGAACATCGAGCTGGAGAAGGACAGCCAGAATCGCTACCTGTTCGCCAACCTGCAGGGCTTCGTGACGCCGATCCTGTGGGGGCGCCCGGTGGTCGCTTCCGACAGCATGGACGAGGGCGACGGCACCACCACCGGTGGCGAGTTCCTGGTCGCCAACTTCCAGCGTGGCGCCACGATCTACGACCGCATGAGCTTCCTGTTCAAGGTCGGCCTGATCAACGACGACTTCGTGAAGAACCAGCGCGTGCTGCTGGTCGAAGAGCGCCTGGGCCTGGCCAAGCGCCGCGTCGAGGCATTCGTGAAGGGACGCTTCAAGCCGCAGGCTTGA